From the Lathyrus oleraceus cultivar Zhongwan6 chromosome 4, CAAS_Psat_ZW6_1.0, whole genome shotgun sequence genome, one window contains:
- the LOC127138565 gene encoding histone H4, translated as MSGRGKGGKGLGKGGAKRHRKVLRDNIQGITKPAIRRLARRGGVKRISGLIYEETRGVLKIFLENVIRDAVTYTEHARRKTVTSMDVVYALKRQGRTLYGFGG; from the coding sequence ATGTCAGGAAGAGGCAAGGGAGGAAAGGGTCTTGGAAAGGGAGGAGCCAAACGACACCGTAAGGTTCTCAGAGATAACATTCAGGGAATAACAAAGCCTGCTATTCGTCGTCTCGCAAGACGCGGTGGCGTGAAACGAATCAGCGGTCTAATTTATGAAGAAACTCGCGGTGTTCTCAAGATCTTTCTTGAGAATGTGATTCGCGATGCTGTGACCTATACGGAGCATGCTCGCCGTAAAACTGTTACTTCCATGGACGTTGTTTACGCTCTCAAGAGACAGGGAAGGACTCTTTACGGATTCGGCGGTTAG